One region of Oxalobacteraceae bacterium OTU3CAMAD1 genomic DNA includes:
- a CDS encoding hydroxymethylglutaryl-CoA lyase, producing the protein MNSLPRQVKIVEVGPRDGLQNEKASVPAAVKIELVDRLTSAGFQNIEAASFVSPKWVPQMATSTEVMACIARKNGVIYSALTPNMQGLTAALAARADEVVIFGSASEAFSQKNINCSIAESIARFEDVAKAVKDNGLRLRGSISCSFGCPYQGDVPLDAVADVVGRMRDLGCDEIDIADTIGVATPRKTQAVMERAIREFRVDGLAGHFHDTYGQALANIYASLEVGISIYHSSVSGLGGCPYAKGATGNVATEDVLYLMQGLGIETGIDLDIVVDAGQFISHFLGRKGASRAGNAIAAKRAN; encoded by the coding sequence ATGAACAGTCTGCCCCGGCAAGTGAAGATCGTCGAAGTGGGACCGCGTGACGGCCTGCAAAACGAAAAAGCCAGCGTGCCAGCCGCCGTCAAGATCGAACTGGTGGACCGCCTCACCAGCGCCGGCTTCCAGAACATCGAGGCGGCGTCCTTCGTCTCGCCGAAGTGGGTGCCACAGATGGCCACCAGCACCGAGGTCATGGCCTGCATCGCGCGCAAGAACGGCGTGATCTATTCGGCGCTAACGCCCAACATGCAGGGCCTGACGGCGGCGCTGGCCGCGCGCGCCGACGAAGTGGTGATTTTCGGCTCGGCGTCGGAGGCGTTCTCGCAAAAGAACATCAACTGCTCGATCGCCGAATCGATCGCCCGCTTCGAGGACGTGGCCAAGGCGGTCAAGGACAACGGTCTACGCCTGCGCGGCAGCATCAGCTGCTCGTTCGGCTGCCCGTACCAGGGCGACGTACCGCTCGACGCGGTGGCCGACGTGGTGGGCCGCATGCGCGACCTGGGTTGCGACGAAATCGACATCGCCGACACCATCGGCGTAGCCACGCCGCGCAAGACGCAGGCGGTGATGGAGCGCGCGATCCGCGAGTTCCGCGTCGACGGCCTGGCGGGGCACTTCCACGACACGTACGGGCAGGCACTGGCCAACATCTACGCCAGCCTGGAGGTGGGCATCTCGATCTACCACTCGTCGGTGTCGGGGCTGGGCGGCTGCCCTTACGCCAAGGGCGCGACCGGCAACGTCGCCACCGAGGACGTGCTGTACCTGATGCAGGGGCTGGGAATCGAGACCGGCATCGACCTCGATATCGTGGTCGATGCGGGGCAGTTTATCTCGCACTTCCTCGGCCGCAAAGGCGCCAGCCGCGCCGGCAACGCCATCGCCGCCAAGCGCGCGAACTAG
- a CDS encoding glyoxylate/hydroxypyruvate reductase A, whose amino-acid sequence MRILLHRADGKTEPWIKDFTKFLPEAEFEIWHAGETSQPCDYAVVWSPPEAMLPELAQVKAIFNTGAGVDALLRFGDAIPREVPIIRLGDAGMAVQMAEYVTYSVLRYFRRFDEYEAQARSGLWAPLPQHTKGDFPVGVLGMGVLGTRVLEALAPFGFPLRGWSRSEKRVPGVQCYHGSDGLDTFLRGSRVLVCMLPLTPETSNLVDRTNMGKLPAGAFIINVARGAHIAEPDLLSLIKSGHIAAATLDVFRNEPLPAQHPFWQEPRITITPHISALTLRRESVQQIAEKIRKLEKGEPVADIVDRNQGY is encoded by the coding sequence ATGCGCATTCTTCTACATCGCGCGGACGGCAAGACCGAGCCGTGGATCAAGGACTTCACCAAATTCCTGCCCGAGGCGGAATTCGAAATCTGGCACGCCGGTGAAACCAGCCAGCCTTGCGACTACGCGGTGGTGTGGTCGCCACCCGAAGCCATGCTGCCGGAACTGGCGCAGGTCAAGGCGATCTTCAACACCGGCGCCGGCGTCGACGCGCTGCTGCGCTTCGGCGACGCCATTCCGCGCGAGGTGCCCATCATCCGCCTCGGGGACGCCGGCATGGCGGTGCAGATGGCCGAATACGTCACGTACTCGGTGCTGCGCTACTTCCGCCGTTTCGACGAATACGAGGCGCAGGCGCGCTCCGGCCTGTGGGCGCCGCTGCCGCAACATACCAAGGGCGACTTCCCGGTCGGCGTGCTGGGCATGGGTGTGCTGGGCACGCGGGTGCTCGAAGCGCTGGCGCCGTTCGGCTTCCCGCTGCGCGGCTGGAGCCGCAGCGAAAAACGCGTACCGGGCGTGCAGTGCTACCACGGCAGCGATGGACTGGACACCTTCCTGCGCGGCAGCCGGGTGCTGGTCTGCATGCTGCCGTTGACGCCGGAGACGTCCAACCTGGTCGACCGCACCAACATGGGCAAGCTCCCGGCGGGCGCCTTCATCATCAACGTCGCGCGCGGCGCGCACATCGCCGAACCGGACCTGCTGTCGCTGATCAAATCCGGCCACATCGCCGCCGCGACCCTGGACGTGTTCCGCAACGAGCCGCTGCCGGCGCAGCATCCGTTCTGGCAGGAGCCGCGCATCACGATCACGCCGCACATCTCGGCGCTGACCCTGCGCCGCGAAAGCGTGCAGCAGATCGCAGAGAAAATCCGCAAGCTCGAAAAGGGCGAACCCGTCGCCGACATCGTCGACCGCAACCAAGGATATTGA